A genomic segment from Bradyrhizobium sp. CB1015 encodes:
- the cybH gene encoding Ni/Fe-hydrogenase, b-type cytochrome subunit, protein MLDRGKLLTADDAAPTDRSIGGGVAHVYAPVRLWHWANAAAILVLSLTGYLIGTGTPAMKGEASGNFLFGYIRFAHFAAGYVASVGFLLRIYWALMGNAHAIQIFCVPLWRGCFWREVYQEILWYAFLTGDPDRRPGHDRLAQLAMFFMFTQTITFMVVTGFALYGQGAGTDSWQYKVFGWLFSIWPNSQDVHTLHHLGLWVIVMFALVHIYAVIREDIISRRSFFSKKIG, encoded by the coding sequence ATGCTGGATAGGGGGAAGCTCCTCACCGCCGACGATGCGGCACCGACTGATCGCAGCATTGGCGGTGGCGTCGCCCACGTTTATGCGCCGGTGCGACTGTGGCATTGGGCTAACGCGGCGGCCATTCTGGTACTAAGTTTAACCGGCTACCTTATTGGGACCGGCACACCAGCGATGAAGGGAGAGGCAAGCGGCAATTTCCTGTTCGGCTATATCCGCTTTGCCCATTTCGCGGCGGGATATGTGGCCAGCGTTGGCTTTCTTCTGCGCATCTACTGGGCCTTGATGGGAAATGCGCATGCCATCCAGATCTTTTGCGTGCCGCTCTGGCGCGGGTGCTTCTGGCGGGAGGTGTATCAGGAGATACTCTGGTATGCGTTCCTTACAGGGGATCCTGACAGGCGCCCCGGGCACGATCGCCTTGCTCAGCTCGCAATGTTCTTCATGTTTACACAGACGATCACGTTCATGGTCGTCACTGGCTTTGCACTTTATGGGCAAGGTGCCGGTACTGACAGCTGGCAGTACAAGGTGTTCGGCTGGCTGTTTTCAATCTGGCCGAACAGTCAGGACGTCCACACCTTGCATCATCTCGGCCTGTGGGTCATCGTGATGTTTGCGCTGGTCCACATCTACGCGGTGATCCGGGAAGACATCATATCGCGGCGCAGCTTCTTTTCCAAAAAGATCGGCTGA
- a CDS encoding HypC/HybG/HupF family hydrogenase formation chaperone: protein MCLGLPMTIAETDGITALCEYGNEQRRVSVMLLADVPVGAKVLVHIDSAVRVLDDNEARLISEALDGLEASLNGQDIDRFFADLIGHEPQLPEHLR, encoded by the coding sequence ATGTGCCTTGGCTTGCCAATGACGATTGCCGAGACCGACGGTATCACGGCGCTGTGCGAGTATGGCAATGAACAGCGGCGCGTCTCGGTCATGCTGCTCGCCGATGTACCGGTCGGCGCCAAGGTGCTCGTTCATATCGACAGCGCGGTGCGGGTTTTGGACGACAATGAAGCAAGGCTGATCTCGGAAGCACTTGACGGGCTTGAGGCCAGCCTCAACGGCCAGGACATCGATCGATTCTTTGCGGACTTGATCGGTCACGAGCCACAATTGCCGGAGCACTTACGCTAG
- a CDS encoding HyaD/HybD family hydrogenase maturation endopeptidase, protein MLNPKDKKRILVLGIGNILWADEGFGVRVVEELHSRYAVDNNVTVLDGGTQGLYLVSFLEQADCVVVFDAIDYGLPPGQLELVRDDEVPKFTGAKKVSLHQTGFQEVLSAADFLGRRPRELALIGCQPLDLETWGGPLTAPVRFQIGPAIELACKLLAQWGSPAKPRGAPLPASERLLANNIDHANYEMRAQPV, encoded by the coding sequence ATGCTCAATCCGAAAGACAAAAAACGAATCCTCGTGCTCGGCATCGGCAATATCCTGTGGGCCGATGAGGGCTTCGGCGTGCGAGTGGTCGAAGAGCTTCATAGCCGCTACGCCGTCGATAATAATGTCACCGTCCTCGATGGCGGCACCCAGGGACTCTACCTCGTCAGTTTTCTTGAACAGGCCGATTGCGTGGTCGTGTTCGATGCCATCGACTATGGATTGCCGCCCGGCCAGTTGGAGCTTGTACGAGATGACGAAGTGCCAAAGTTTACTGGTGCCAAGAAAGTGAGCCTGCATCAGACCGGTTTTCAGGAGGTCTTGAGCGCGGCCGATTTTCTTGGCCGCCGCCCGCGAGAGCTCGCTCTCATCGGCTGTCAGCCACTGGACCTGGAGACTTGGGGCGGTCCTCTGACCGCGCCGGTGCGCTTTCAGATTGGGCCTGCGATTGAACTGGCTTGTAAGCTCCTAGCGCAGTGGGGCTCGCCGGCAAAACCGCGGGGCGCGCCGCTGCCTGCATCAGAACGGCTGTTGGCGAACAATATTGACCATGCGAATTATGAGATGAGGGCGCAGCCCGTCTAG